The following coding sequences are from one Culex quinquefasciatus strain JHB chromosome 1, VPISU_Cqui_1.0_pri_paternal, whole genome shotgun sequence window:
- the LOC6052396 gene encoding B9 domain-containing protein 2, protein MPRRNLCPILGELCHASDFEEPNLFCKLSVQFGSSWKVIEGHCEGQSVANTARVDPRRSNFGTPLDLHLACRGIQVWPKLHVELIALNSFDNFWPVGYGFAFLPTQPGLHWIRMATWKVSSANSKSISDRFPAQNLPCHFPQFKN, encoded by the coding sequence ATGCCCCGGCGGAACCTCTGTCCCATCCTGGGAGAACTGTGCCACGCGTCGGATTTTGAAGAGCCGAACCTGTTCTGCAAATTGAGCGTCCAGTTCGGGTCCAGTTGGAAAGTGATTGAGGGTCACTGCGAGGGACAGAGTGTCGCCAACACGGCCCGCGTCGATCCTCGGCGGTCCAACTTTGGAACTCCGCTCGATTTGCACCTGGCCTGCCGCGGAATCCAGGTTTGGCCAAAGCTGCACGTGGAACTGATTGCGCTGAACTCGTTCGACAACTTTTGGCCAGTCGGGTACGGCTTTGCGTTTCTGCCGACCCAACCGGGGCTGCACTGGATCCGGATGGCCACGTGGAAAGTTTCGTCGGCCAACTCGAAATCAATTTCCGATCGGTTCCCGGCACAAAACTTACCTTGCCACTTcccacaatttaaaaattaa